One Thermoanaerobacter pseudethanolicus ATCC 33223 genomic window, GCCTCAAGGTGGTTCTATTACACCTGCCAGCATGTTGCCGCTTTTTATCTTTGCCTATTATTATGGACCAGGTCCTGGTGTGATTGTAGGAATGGCGTATGGATTTTTACAACTTATTCAAGACCCATTTATTGTCCAATGGGTGCAAGTACTTCTCGACTATCCTTTGGCCTTCGGTGCTTTAGGACTTGCTGGCTTTTTTAGAAAAAACCTAAGTTTGGGAATTTTAGTCGGTGGATTTGGACGATTTTTCTCTCACTTTTTATCGGGAGTGTTCTTTTTTGCAAGCTATGCACCAGAAGGAATGAGCCCTATAGTTTATTCACTTTTAGTCAATGGAAGCATAATAGGTGTAGAAGTGGCAATATGTTTTGCGGTTTCACTAATTCCTCAAGTTAGAAATGCTATTGAAGAAATTAAAAAGAAAGCAATTGCTTAAAGGGGTATTTCCCCTTTTTATTTTTTGCAGTGGATAGCTGAAATAATGGTATAATATATGGTATAATATTATGTAAGAAAAAATTTAACGCAGAATTAACATTGATACCTGACAAACCTGAGGATATGAAAGAAAGAAGGGAATAATT contains:
- the thiT gene encoding energy-coupled thiamine transporter ThiT, which gives rise to MSYLLSIFSDFAQIKPVTLSVILAILLAAFLLYLMRKSVKFDTKMLVYGALSIAISFVLSYIRFYHWPQGGSITPASMLPLFIFAYYYGPGPGVIVGMAYGFLQLIQDPFIVQWVQVLLDYPLAFGALGLAGFFRKNLSLGILVGGFGRFFSHFLSGVFFFASYAPEGMSPIVYSLLVNGSIIGVEVAICFAVSLIPQVRNAIEEIKKKAIA